In Pseudomonas sp. MM213, a genomic segment contains:
- the parE gene encoding DNA topoisomerase IV subunit B — MATPSASSYNADAIEVLSGLDPVRKRPGMYTDTSRPNHLAQEVIDNSVDEALAGHATSVQVILHADHSLEVSDDGRGMPVDIHPEEGVSGVELILTKLHAGGKFSNKNYQFSGGLHGVGISVVNALSTEVRVRVKRDGNEYQMTFADGYKKTELEVVGTVGKRNTGTSVFFAPDPKYFDSPKFSISRLKHVLKAKAVLCPGLLVSFEDKATGEKVEWHYEDGLRSYLVDAVSEFERLPDEPFCGSLAGNKEAVDWALLWLPEGGDSVQESYVNLIPTAQGGTHVNGLRQGLLDAMREFCEFRSLLPRGVKLAPEDVWERIAFVLSMKMQEPQFSGQTKERLSSREAAAFVSGVVKDAFSLWLNAHPETGMLLAELAINNAGRRLKASKKVERKRITQGPALPGKLADCAGQDPMRSELFLVEGDSAGGSAKQARDKEFQAILPLRGKILNTWEVDGSEVLASQEVHNIAVAIGVDPGAADMSQLRYGKICILADADSDGLHIATLLCALFVQHFRPLVDAGHVYVAMPPLYRIDLGKEIYYALDEAERDGILDRLVAEKKRGKPQVTRFKGLGEMNPPQLRETTMDPNTRRLVQLTLEDFEATSEMMDMLLAKKRAGDRKSWLESKGNLAEVLG, encoded by the coding sequence ATGGCCACTCCCAGCGCTAGCTCTTATAACGCAGACGCCATCGAAGTCCTCTCGGGCCTCGACCCGGTGCGCAAACGCCCCGGCATGTACACCGACACCAGTCGGCCGAACCACCTCGCCCAGGAAGTCATCGACAACAGCGTCGACGAAGCCTTGGCCGGGCATGCGACGTCGGTGCAGGTCATCCTGCACGCCGATCACTCCCTGGAAGTCAGCGATGACGGCCGTGGCATGCCGGTGGACATTCACCCGGAAGAGGGTGTGTCGGGCGTCGAACTGATCCTCACCAAGCTTCATGCGGGCGGCAAGTTTTCCAACAAGAACTACCAGTTCTCCGGCGGTCTGCACGGGGTGGGTATTTCGGTGGTCAACGCCTTGTCGACCGAAGTCCGGGTGCGCGTGAAGCGCGACGGCAACGAATACCAGATGACCTTCGCCGACGGTTACAAGAAGACCGAGCTGGAAGTGGTCGGCACCGTTGGCAAGCGCAACACCGGCACCAGCGTGTTCTTCGCGCCAGACCCGAAGTACTTCGACTCACCGAAATTCTCCATCAGCCGCCTCAAGCACGTGCTCAAGGCCAAGGCCGTTCTGTGCCCGGGGCTGCTGGTCAGTTTTGAAGACAAGGCCACCGGCGAGAAAGTCGAATGGCATTACGAAGACGGCCTGCGCTCCTACCTGGTGGACGCGGTCAGCGAATTCGAGCGCCTGCCGGACGAGCCGTTCTGCGGCAGCCTGGCCGGTAACAAAGAAGCGGTCGACTGGGCGCTGCTGTGGTTGCCGGAAGGTGGCGACAGCGTGCAGGAAAGCTACGTCAACCTGATCCCGACGGCCCAGGGCGGTACGCACGTCAACGGTTTGCGTCAGGGCTTGCTTGATGCCATGCGCGAGTTCTGCGAATTCCGCAGCCTGCTGCCACGCGGCGTGAAGCTGGCGCCGGAAGACGTCTGGGAACGCATCGCCTTCGTCCTGTCGATGAAAATGCAGGAGCCGCAATTCTCCGGCCAGACCAAAGAGCGTCTGTCGTCCCGCGAAGCGGCGGCGTTCGTCTCCGGTGTGGTCAAGGATGCGTTCAGCCTGTGGCTCAACGCTCACCCGGAAACCGGCATGCTCCTGGCGGAGCTGGCGATCAACAACGCCGGCCGTCGTCTGAAGGCCAGCAAGAAGGTCGAGCGCAAGCGCATCACCCAAGGCCCGGCACTGCCAGGCAAGCTCGCCGACTGCGCCGGGCAGGACCCGATGCGTTCCGAGCTGTTCCTGGTGGAAGGTGACTCCGCCGGCGGTTCCGCCAAACAAGCGCGGGACAAAGAGTTTCAAGCGATCCTGCCGTTGCGCGGCAAGATCCTGAACACCTGGGAAGTCGACGGCAGCGAAGTGCTGGCCAGCCAGGAAGTGCACAACATTGCCGTGGCCATCGGTGTCGATCCGGGTGCGGCGGACATGAGCCAGCTGCGTTACGGCAAGATCTGCATCCTCGCCGACGCCGACTCCGACGGTCTGCACATCGCCACGTTGCTGTGTGCGCTGTTCGTCCAGCATTTCCGCCCGTTGGTGGATGCCGGTCACGTCTACGTCGCGATGCCGCCGCTGTACCGAATAGATTTGGGCAAAGAAATCTACTACGCCCTCGACGAAGCTGAGCGTGACGGCATTCTCGACCGTCTGGTGGCCGAGAAGAAGCGCGGCAAACCGCAGGTCACCCGATTCAAAGGTCTGGGTGAAATGAACCCGCCGCAACTGCGCGAAACCACCATGGACCCGAACACCCGGCGTCTGGTGCAACTGACCCTGGAAGATTTCGAAGCGACTTCGGAAATGATGGACATGTTGCTGGCGAAGAAACGCGCCGGTGATCGTAAATCCTGGCTGGAATCCAAAGGCAACCTGGCCGAGGTTCTTGGCTGA